In Planctomycetia bacterium, a single genomic region encodes these proteins:
- a CDS encoding DUF58 domain-containing protein yields the protein MLFPNDFLTRLEYLSIISKRVFRGSLLAQRRTMQMGSGIEFSDHREYAAGDDFRYLDWNVYARHGDLLLKRFQEEQDLHVYILLDCSRSMGYGDPPKFTLARHLTAALAYIALADLDRVAVLAFADGILKEFPLTRGKARILPLMKFLEGLEVAGEDTNLVRAAQGLLQRGRRTGLVVVISDLFDEHGFQNGLDQMRFRRFDGHVLQLYDPREADPMILGDVELVDVETNSLRKVTVTEKNVRVYKQLFAEHQSAVRDYCRGYGLGCTQTLSTVRFDDLILKMMREAGQLG from the coding sequence ATGTTATTTCCGAACGATTTTCTCACGCGACTCGAATACCTTTCGATTATTTCGAAGCGGGTGTTTCGTGGTTCGTTGTTGGCGCAGCGGCGCACGATGCAGATGGGATCGGGGATCGAGTTTTCGGACCATCGGGAGTACGCCGCGGGGGACGACTTTCGCTACCTGGATTGGAACGTCTACGCACGGCACGGCGACTTGCTCCTCAAGCGATTTCAGGAAGAGCAGGATCTCCACGTATACATCCTGCTCGATTGCTCCCGCAGCATGGGTTATGGCGATCCGCCGAAGTTCACCCTCGCGCGACATTTGACGGCGGCGCTCGCGTACATCGCCTTAGCGGATCTGGATCGCGTGGCGGTGCTGGCGTTCGCGGACGGCATTCTCAAGGAGTTTCCGCTGACCCGGGGCAAAGCGCGAATACTGCCACTGATGAAATTCCTGGAAGGGCTCGAAGTCGCCGGCGAAGATACGAACCTCGTCCGAGCCGCGCAGGGCCTGCTGCAGCGAGGGCGTCGTACTGGGCTGGTCGTCGTGATCAGCGATCTCTTTGATGAGCATGGCTTTCAGAACGGGCTGGACCAGATGCGGTTCCGTCGCTTCGACGGTCACGTGCTGCAGCTTTACGACCCTCGCGAGGCCGATCCCATGATCCTGGGGGACGTGGAGCTGGTGGACGTGGAGACCAACTCGCTGCGAAAAGTGACCGTCACTGAGAAAAACGTCCGCGTCTACAAGCAGCTCTTTGCGGAACATCAGTCTGCGGTGCGAGACTATTGTCGCGGGTACGGACTCGGTTGCACGCAGACGCTGTCGACAGTGCGTTTCGATGACTTGATCTTGAAGATGATGCGCGAGGCAGGGCAGTTGGGTTGA
- a CDS encoding MoxR family ATPase, which yields MSVSEELKQQLDQFRHDFARLRAEIGKVIVGQREILDDTLVALIAGGHVLLEGVPGLGKTLTVRTLADALDLQFHRIQFTPDLMPADLIGTNIVLETPEGRKVFEFQQGPLFTNVLLADEINRATPKTQSALLESMQEHSVTVAGITHKLSEPFFVMATQNPLEMEGTYPLPEAQLDRFFCKLLVKYPSAADLESILDRTTESENPRAEAVLAGARILEMAKLSRQIPIADEVRRYGIALVLATHPEHALATGATRQYVRYGASPRGLQSMILGAKIRAILDNRYHVAREDLRTMAYPVLRHRLILNFEGQAEGVGTDDVIRQIIEKLSEDALAAA from the coding sequence ATGAGTGTCAGCGAGGAACTGAAGCAGCAACTCGATCAGTTTCGCCACGATTTCGCCCGACTGCGCGCGGAGATTGGCAAAGTGATCGTCGGCCAGCGTGAAATCCTGGACGACACTTTGGTCGCGCTCATCGCCGGCGGACACGTACTCTTGGAAGGCGTGCCGGGGCTGGGGAAAACCCTGACCGTCCGCACGCTGGCCGATGCGCTCGATTTGCAGTTTCATCGCATCCAGTTCACGCCCGACCTGATGCCGGCGGACTTGATCGGCACCAATATCGTGCTGGAAACGCCCGAAGGGCGCAAGGTGTTTGAGTTCCAGCAGGGTCCGCTATTCACGAATGTGCTCTTGGCGGATGAAATTAATCGGGCGACGCCGAAAACGCAGTCCGCCTTGCTGGAATCGATGCAAGAGCACTCGGTCACCGTCGCGGGGATCACGCACAAGCTGAGTGAACCGTTCTTTGTGATGGCCACGCAAAATCCATTGGAGATGGAAGGAACCTATCCGCTTCCAGAAGCGCAGTTAGACCGGTTTTTCTGCAAACTGCTCGTGAAGTACCCCAGCGCCGCGGACCTGGAATCGATTCTCGATCGCACCACGGAGTCGGAAAACCCCCGCGCCGAGGCGGTCCTCGCCGGCGCACGCATTTTGGAGATGGCCAAGCTCTCTAGGCAAATCCCGATTGCCGACGAAGTGCGCCGCTACGGCATCGCGCTGGTGCTGGCCACGCATCCCGAACACGCCCTCGCCACCGGCGCCACGCGGCAATACGTCCGGTATGGCGCCAGCCCGCGTGGCTTGCAGTCGATGATCCTGGGCGCCAAGATCCGCGCCATTTTGGACAACCGCTATCACGTCGCCCGCGAAGACCTCCGCACGATGGCCTACCCCGTGCTGCGTCATCGGTTGATCCTCAACTTCGAAGGCCAGGCCGAAGGAGTAGGCACGGACGATGTCATCCGTCAGATCATCGAAAAACTGTCCGAAGACGCGCTCGCGGCGGCGTGA